The genomic stretch CTCCAAATCAAAGCTCCTTATCCTCCAAGGGCAGACTCAGTATGGCTGTCAGCATGCCTGATGCACCCTCTGCCTGATGCACCCTCATTGTTGCTGGCAGTGAAAAGCAGGCACAGTGGAGCAGCAAAGAGATGGCAGAAGTGCAGGGTCAGCACTGGCACCCTGATCAGCAATGCAGGCCAGCACACactgacagtgacagcagctgtttgctgctgagctggagccACACTCCAGAGAAAACAGTGACAGCCCTGGTGGCAAAGGCAGCCCCCACACAACTGCTGCCAGCAGGCCAGGACACACAGATGAGGCCAAATTCATCACAGTAACTCCAGAAATTAATTTAGCTTCAGGGACTATGGCATCATGCAActaataacattttcttttgaaaagggCACATTCCAAACACTTCTGTCTGTATGTGCCATCTCATAAGCACCCTTGAAGCAAGACTATTAGAGGAAAAAGGCACGGTGCTAGCCAGATTAAAATCCTTAATTTCCACTGCTCTGACCACTTCTCCCTCTGCTGAAGTGAACTCCTTAGAATAATAGATTCAGCAGTTTTGGTGGGAGGGAAAACCTGTGATTATATTAAATTCTGTCATTTGCTGAAGTGATTGCAAGAAGAATCAAGAAGGAATGGTGTACACTGTGTATTACTTCAGCTACAACTGATGTCTTTACAaagtgcctgttaaataaagcCTAAATGACCCAACAACTGGAGGAAAGGTACTCCCACAGCAGGGCATCACTCCTGCAaatcccagcccctcaccagagctgctgcatcaCTGCTGGGAGGAATTCATTAATGGTATTGGTATGAAAGGCAGTATTTGTACGAAACAAGATGGACTAAGGTGTCATTCTTGCAGACATGTAACTTTACTTGAACACCACTTTTGGTGGCAAGGGAACATCTTGGAGAAATAAAGTTAAGACTACACAGAAGTGTATGGGGGGGCACAGTAAAAGGGGAAGATGCCTCGTCTTGGGGAATTGGCATTATCATTATACTAGGATATTGCATTATCATTATACTAGGACTGATCAGATCTACTTCTGTAATCAGGAATGATTCAATAGAtgaaatttttataaaattaggGCTACAGAACTGAGGCATTCTGTATATTCTGTATTATAAAAATGTTCCACTTAcgtaatttttaaaatatatcttcAGTGCTAACAGTTTGTCTGTAATACAGGGTGTGATACAATAAAAATAGATGCTTACTGGATGGGAATGATGCAGCACTACTGCAGGGACTGTCCCATCTGCGGGGTTTGAGCAGCTGGAAGAGTTGGCTGTTCCCCTCTTCCCTTTGCTTCTCAGCCACGGTCTGCCTGGAGATGACAATGGCACTCTGGTGGGTCAGCTTTCCTAAAAGGCTTCTTCACAGAAGACTCTGACATTCCCCAGCTGACCAATCATCCAATCTTGGTGTAAATTCGCTACATGaacttttctgttttattaattaaaaaccaaacccctACACCAATACTCTACTTGGCAATAGCAAAGAAATGGGGCTTATACAAGGCATACTACTGCCTTGTAGGAAGAAAATATGGGCCCTGGGAGCTGATTCTGAGAATAATAACAATTCAGGAATCAAATGTGCTGGGCACTTTGTGGGTACCAAGGTCTGTATGCTGGAACACAGCTGCATCTTAGTTCTTCACTAAGTCAAACAAGAAATCTAAAATAAATCCATAAGGAGGAGTAAGACCTGACTGTAACATCCAGTGATGAAGCTAGGAAGTGTGTGCCAAACCACAGCAAAAGGACCAGAGCACATggccgtgctgctgctgagatgcTCTGAGGAGCATCACCCGGcatccctggggctcagcaggcagctgggacCAGGGCACGTGTTCATCTTTCTGCACCAGCCCTTACACACCTGCCTGGTCTCTTGGAAACTTACCACTCCTGAACAGGATTTGTTCTGTACTTTTATATTAATATGAGCAACACGTTCTGCTCCTTTCTGACTCACCCTGGCATGAAGATCACCTGATTAATACGTTCAGGAAGAACTCCACTAACCTCAGCATAGTGGCACCGGTGCATGTGAGAGGATAGCAGGATCTCTGCAGGAATGGGGATACTGGCTACATGGGCTGTCTGTTTAATGTCCCAGGTACATTGACTGTTCATTTTTTCACAGACTGCCCTGGCAGATTGGGGTTTTGTCAAAGCAGATTAACAGCAAAGGCATCCACAGAACATTATGCCAAACAGAGGTATGGACTGAGCTGTCACTTGCAATTGATGGCTGAATAGCTATCAACATGTGCTATTATAGGGAATTAAGCTTGCTAGATTAAAAGCAGGATTTGTGCCTAGCAAACAATGCTCTGTATTACTCATTGAACTTCAAGCAGCAGTTCTCTCTTGTCgggatttattaaaatattcacaTGCTTCCAGAATGAAAGAAGAGTCCACCAGCATCTTCCGGGGAGAAGTGGTGGCATCGGCTGCATTCAGTTGCCATTTGGTTGGACATATCGTACAAAATCCTCACACACTGGACATGGCTCAATTGTAAAATCTTTCACCCAGAAAGAAGATCTTTGTTACACAGAAGTCTCAGACTCCTCCAGTGCTCTTCTGGTTACATGACattctcaaagagctgtaaggATCGCATGATATTGTCGTCCTGAAAGCAAGGAGAAGACACTGCCATGAAACCAGCATTGACAAGCACAATTCAtagccctgcctggcacagggagctctgcagctgctccagcaggcagcagccttGCTCTGGCAATGCTTTCCCCTTCTGGGGCTCAGTGCCCAGgcctggctcagcacagcacctcTTGTGCTTTGGCCCCGGGTTGGTGTGAGGCACACCAAGCACAGGGGCTTCTCCTGAGCCTGATGTCCAGCACAGccgtgctgggcagggcactgccagggtgccTGTGCTCAACCCTCAGAACCCCTCCCTGACCCTGGGAGTGCAAATGTGCTCTTGGCTAATGTGCCCCACAAGTCCAAATGGAATGGCAGGTTTTGAACCAACAAGCAAACTGCCTTGAGGGAGCACTTCCTGCCAGAAATTGAAGTTTAAACCCAAAACGCATGCAATCTGTGCAACCTCAGCCTCTCCAAAGTTCCTAGAGCCAAATGAGAAAGTTACAGACAGACACAAGGGAAATCCTGGATTATCTCTCCTGAAGTATTGGAATTTTACTTCGAGATAAGAACCAGATTAGTATTCAAAAACATAAtcatggtttttttcccctcaggaattcAGTTCAGAACAGCTGTTTGCCTGTAACATGAAAACAATTTTCCACATTGAGGAGCTTAAGAGATCTATTGCACTGCATTCCTCAGTTGTTTTGTGAGGCTGCATCATCCCTGTCACTGCTCACTCAGCAGCAGTTGGAAGCCAATCAGCCTCTCCAGGGTTGTGCCAGGACTTCACTGTCCTcaagccagagctgctgcaaaggcacaggtgagcactgctgtgcactttgctttgtttttcataaagataaaaagaataaatcttGGTGTGGCAGGGCTtgctcctgcctgccaggaAACAGCAGCTGACAGTGCATCAGCCTACCCAGCTCCAGTGCCAGGATGGCAGAAGGAACCAAACCCAAACAGGGACAGAGAATTAAAACTCTAACAGTTATAGGTAAAGTAAAGCTGCTTCAGTAGTGAGACCACCTGATCATACACACACCTACAAGCAAGTTACGAACATGCAGAATAATACACAACACAAATGATTAAATAAAGAtggtgcaaaaaaaaaaaaaaaagccaaacaatcaTGAGGGACCAAGAATAAAGTAACTGACAAACATTAGCTTTCTGTTTTGCATCTGCTAAACAAGTATTTGGCTGCCTGAAGTCCGCGACTAAGACTTGGATGTGGCCAGAGCCAGGTTTGACACCAAAGCAGCAgaagccagcccagccctccacAGTGAGCATCTTCCCCTtgctcagggacaggagagCTGTCTGGCTGCAGAACCTGAAGGAATTTTCCAGGCAACATAAAATGTACAGAAGGGTCAATATGCAATTCAGTGCACCAAAATAAACATTGCAAAAGGCAGAGGTTACCTTTTACACTATTATTGTAGTGGTCAAATATTAGAGAGATCTCAGAGGGAATATTCACACAGTCCAAGTTTAAGACAACAGACATTAGGCCAATTGCACGTTAACAGAGATGCTTCTTTGTGCCAGTGCTAAAAGTACCAACGAATCTTAACACAGCCAACCTCATATATGGAATTTGTAAGAGGGGGCTTACTttcaaaacagaggaaaaatgaaaatcattGCTACAATGACAGCATTTGCTTTTAATGTTTGACCATGAAAACATCAACTTGTTTTATAACTCAATGCTGTAATTGCAAGAATTTGAGACACCATTGACTCTGGGCAGTTCCAGCAATGTGGTACCTGATAATGACATCTGgggcagcacacagggacagcagcagacTCTCAAAAGCgaaggaaaaaacctcaaaaacaaaccaacaaaaccccaaaacaacctAAGACAGTTAAGATCTTTCTCTACAGTTGTCTGCTTGTCTGTAGAATCAGGGACTGCAGTCCactcaggaaaataaaagcactgCACATGAAGACATTATCTCCCATATTTTACCTCACTCTACCTTGCTATTGAGTCACAGGCTTCACAGGGCATCACAAACTCAGTCTTGAagctgttttggtttgggttggtttttttttccacagagcaAAGAAAACCCAGGATTCTGAGCAGCATCTTGTTTCAAATAGAGTTTATCCAAAGGAAACCAAATGATGTGACATGAGATAGAGCTTTCCTTGCAGTTATAACTTAGTTCTTACCTCCTGACATGATTCAATAAACTCATCTAGAGTTACAACTCCATCTTTGTTTTTATccattttctgtaaaataatataatgtaaAAATTAGTTTACATTGGTAACACTATCGTTACAGTACAGTATCTTAGTTGATGCAATCTGAATAAAGCTGAGCACTTAAGCTTAGCCCACAGACTAAGTGGCCAGTGCTGGACTGGCCAACTGCTAAGGACTTGTTTACTCTGGGATTTGGAGCACTTTTGAGGTCATCTCTAACTGCTTTCTTGACACACACCAGAACCTCTGTCGTTATTCCATCGTTTATTTATTCACTGCCTGACCCACCCACACTCACATTCCTGTCAGTCCTTAGGGcaactcagagcagcagcacagaaggcCTGCAACACATACAGAGGCTTCAGACTTACTGGACGTGGCACATCCCAAGGCAAAGGGTCAGGCTGAGAGACATGGGAGATACCTTTGGAGCCAGGAAATCAGCAGGCATTGCAGTGCTAGGCTGAGTGGCTGCTAgggtttattttgaaatatataaCAAGGTATAAGACTCAGCTTTACAGGAAAGTCTATCAGTGCCTAGTCTGAGTGTTAAGAAAAACCAGTAAAAAGTCAGGTACCTGGAAAAACACTTCTACGTGCTGCCTTGGTGCATCTTCCTTGAGCACTGGATACGTGTATTTTCCCATCATATCATAAATCGCCTTTACGATATCCATCAtttcctgccatggcagcatgccagcacaaacacaaaaaggaaattaaagagaAATGAGGGCCCATTTCTGTCTTGCACTGCCCCATTCTTCACCCTCCTTCTCCTATGACAAACCAGCACCTGGAATGCCTGTGCATGTGCATGGAGACAGATGGACCAGACACACAAACATCCTACAGAAAGAATTGCTTCCTTCTGCCCCCACAGTGCCAcatgctcccagtgctccctcccttcccctcccctggcCTGGCTCTGACACAGCAGGTGCTGGCAGCAAGGGCAGCCAACTGTGGCACCAGCTGTGGCACCAACCCTGTCCCAAGGGCATCCTCCAGGGCCAGGGACCCTCACAGCTGCAAGTGGTAATCTGGTCCCTCCCCATACCTTGCACAAATTGCCCCTCAGCTCCATGACTGGTGGCAGTAACTGCAAACCCTCCAGGGATGCACAATGGGTTTGAGTGGACTAATTTGTATTTGACACATATTCAAGGTCACCATGCTCAAAACTAAGGCTTCCCATAACAGGAACAAGCAATACCAGCTAAGAAGAATAAACCAGATGACAATGCAGGACTTGGTAGTGGTGCTGCTTTGGATGACCCCCACAGTATCTCCTTGTGCAGAAAGCAAGCCCTTGAGCCTCAGTCACAAAGTTCTGCCACCATCACCCTCCCCTTCACAATGCTTATGTGGCTTATAGGTGTAACCAACATTTTGCTCCTGGATAACACAATTCATTAAAGGTACCATAATATAGGAAAATATGTCTAGAAAAATCATTCAATAAGACCACTACGCATTTTGCTTCCACACAGACAAATGCATGAGTCCACTCTGATTTGTGTTTAATTAGCTGCATGTATAACTAATTGTGTTTtgcaacaaaaccaaatcaattCTCCCAAAATCAACCATATTTGTCAGGAACAGCCTTACCTCCTTGTTTATATAGCCATCCTTATTTATGTCATACAGATTAAATGTCCATCTCAGCTTTTCATGAACAGTTCCCCGTAGCAGAATGGACAGTGCCATCACAAAATCCTGGTTTGGAGCAGTGAGAGAAGTGAGAATTCTCATAACATCATTTTCTAAGTCACCCTCTTTATACAATGCCAGCCAAAAGATTTATCTTTTTAGGATGGAACACATGCTTATCAAACTCTTCTGGCTCCCTTTTCCAGAAATGTGTCCTCTCTGACTGAACTCAATGGTTGAAGCATTCACAGAGATGTCTGGTCTTTAGGAGCACTGCCAGATGCTCCAGTGGcctttctcctccctgctgcagggacctGTCACTCAGATTGCCACCACCTGATtaaacacagctggactgtgccTGTGGAAGTAGAAGCTGATGCTTTCTTACCTCCTGACTGAGATGCTGGCAAAGAAGGGAGAAAATCCCATCTGAGAGAGAAAATCCTCTGACACAGGGAGCCCTAGATTTTGCTCTCTGGCAAAATCTGCCAGACTTGACCAGATGTGATTCCCACCACTAATTATTCAGTGTGGGACACATTACTTTAATTGGTTTTCTTTGCTTACAGTAAAGATACTGCTTCTGGTAACTGTGATTTATTCATTATACTGCACGGTGGTTCAGGCACTGAGAGTAGCATAGCCACAGGGGACTTTTAGCACAGGCAGAGCTTGAGGCTAACAGAGTTATACAGCTCCTGATAACTCATTTAATAGCTTTTGTCACCTCCATGAGCTCTGTATGGGGCAGTGCAATACTGCTTAGATACCTCTGCTCCTTTTTGCCAAGCCTCTGAGGAATTTGAATTTGTTGATAAAAAAGGGGACAAAATTCTCATGTTTGACAACCAGTTAAGAGACAGATCTGCCAGGAATGAAAGGTCAGCACTTTCtaggtttggaggtttttttgtttgtttgttattttaacAGCATTTTCCCGTTCTCAGATTGTTTTGGTTTCTGAACACCTTCAACCACTGAGGAGCTGCCCCATGCAAACCTCCCACTGCAGCCCTTgccacagagacacacagataCAGATGGAAACATCCCCATTGTGCATTCAGTGAACGGATACAtttcccagcctttcctggAGATGAATAGAGGTTTTGGACATTTGACAGCAAAGGTAAGACTGCCTATGATTTGTAGTTTTATAGGAGTTTTGTAGTCTTCAAAACTATGAAGTTTATCCTCCAGAAGTCTATGATTTACTACATCCCTTTGCTGCACTCCTACAGCTATGGGCTGAGCATGAAGAGAGGTAGTTTGTAGCCAATGCAACGGGCCTTTTAGTTAAAGTGTGCATTTAGTTTCCAAGTACCTGAGATGCTTGTTCAACACATCATGCAATGCAGAAGTACAAGATGCACATTTTCTGTGTCCCCCATCTCATTTCACATGGGACTCtcctcagccactcctctcCTTTGCACTTTCTCCCTCTGATCCCAACTAGCACAATCCAGACATTTCTTTACTGACATGGAACTGCATCTGCATAAACTAAAGTGAACCAGATTTGAAAACACTGACTGGCTTTAGAGTGAAACCTCTAATCTTTAATCCAACACGTCCTACTACTTTGCAATGAAGACTGGACAGAAAAGGTTAAAAACACAAAATTGAGAAAGTGGCATCGATGGAAGATGCAAAGAATCACCTCAAACTTCACAGAGCCATTCTGTGCAGTGTCGAAGGCATTGAAGAGGTAATGTGCATACATGCTGGCATCTGAAAGGCACAAAGGACAGGCACTCATCACACACTGATGGTTCTAAACAAGTCaggaatttgttttccttctgtatgCAACTCAACCCTGACACATTGCCAGGTATTCTATGAATTAGTAAATGTTACCATGGACTTGCAAAATCCTGGCACCCTCCCTGAAAACAGACTTGAAATGCAAAAGCTTTTATTACAGTAGAAACTATTTGGATTTTGGAGCATTACCTGAAAGAACAAGCAGGAAATTCCCATCAACCATGAGTGTGTCTGGTTCAAATGGTGGGAAACACAGCAAAAACACTAAACAGTGACTGCAATCTGCAACATCCTTTCTCtacctttttgttttgtgggagACACAGCAGAGACCCCCCAGAAAATGCCCAGCTTCAGAAGGGTCCTGCACCAGTTACTTGAGTTTGACCCATGGCTGCTGGGGAGCAATCTCACTTAGAGGtatatttttatccttttgaATCTTAAACTGCTGGGTTTAGAAAATCATGACAGGAAATCATCAAGTTCATAATGAAATTTAATGCAAACCTTTTACAGATGTACCTCTTTGAGGTGCCACGGGTTGTAAAACATAAGCataatgtgttttattttgacaTTTAGTTGAAAAAAAACTTGTTAATGATCTTCTTTAAGTAAATGTACATGCACACATACACCCTAGCAGAAAGGTTTCTGTTCCTCAAAGACTGTGTTCTGCAGCTGCTACAGAATGGGATATTTTGGAAAGCCTCAAATACTTAATCTTGGCTAAAAGCCACTTAAATGactaatttcttttaatttgtcAACAGCATCCCCACAAAACATATCCAATTAGAATATATACATTCTTGATGTTTTTAAAAGGCAAGAACATGTATTATTTGAGAGATTTCATACAATACCTTAATATGCCCATTCATGACATGGTCCTGTCTTAGTCACATAAACACCAAAAATGATCATTTCAGGTATCCAGGAGTTTACTTATCAACTAAAAACTGCTTTAAGAATTTTAAGGAGTTTTGATTAATTTTCAGGCCAAAAAGAAGTCTGAGACCCTCCTGTGCTAGACACTACATGCCCAGCAGTTCAGCAGCAGGGAAGCAGAGCCACACGCAGGGGAAGCAACTCCCCTTTCTGCCAACAGAAAGtcagaacagaacaaaacatCAACCCCCAGTTTCTATTTTGGACCTGGGGAATGCAGAGCTGACATTGAGAGGCAATATTTATGGGGGTTTTTCCATGTGAAATAACTTCAAAGGCCTAAAATTTTATTACCTTGATGTTTGTGT from Melospiza georgiana isolate bMelGeo1 chromosome 15, bMelGeo1.pri, whole genome shotgun sequence encodes the following:
- the LOC131089684 gene encoding Kv channel-interacting protein 1 isoform X2, translated to MTTVCHRPEGLEQLEAQTNFTKRELQVLYRGFKNECPSGVVNEETFKQIYAQFFPHGDASMYAHYLFNAFDTAQNGSVKFEDFVMALSILLRGTVHEKLRWTFNLYDINKDGYINKEEMMDIVKAIYDMMGKYTYPVLKEDAPRQHVEVFFQKMDKNKDGVVTLDEFIESCQEDDNIMRSLQLFENVM
- the LOC131089684 gene encoding Kv channel-interacting protein 1 isoform X1, which encodes MGAVMGTFSSLQTKQRRPSKDKIEDELEMTTVCHRPEGLEQLEAQTNFTKRELQVLYRGFKNECPSGVVNEETFKQIYAQFFPHGDASMYAHYLFNAFDTAQNGSVKFEDFVMALSILLRGTVHEKLRWTFNLYDINKDGYINKEEMMDIVKAIYDMMGKYTYPVLKEDAPRQHVEVFFQKMDKNKDGVVTLDEFIESCQEDDNIMRSLQLFENVM